A single genomic interval of Actinomycetota bacterium harbors:
- a CDS encoding ABC transporter permease, whose protein sequence is MQVAPPTDPAVLPEGGEVISQGSVGKQIYRTFLENKLAILGLGFVIVITLFSFVGPLVYHTDQISTNLLNTNLAPGPGGPLGSDQNGYDILGRLMAGGQVSLEISFAVALVATTVGSLYGAIAGFFGGWLDTIMMRVVDIGLSVPLIFLFILMSTIFRPSKLLLIGLLAGLAWLGPARLIRGETLSLRTREYVQAVRAMGGGPRRIVVRHIIPNAIGTIVVNATFQVADAILILALLEYLGFSLPAPTATWGGMLSGGTTFLQDGYWWQVYPVLILIILAVVSFNFIGDALRDSLDVRLHKR, encoded by the coding sequence ATGCAGGTCGCCCCGCCCACCGACCCGGCCGTCCTCCCCGAGGGCGGCGAGGTCATCTCCCAGGGCAGTGTCGGCAAGCAGATCTACCGGACCTTCCTGGAGAACAAGCTGGCGATCCTGGGCCTGGGGTTCGTCATCGTCATCACGCTGTTCAGCTTTGTGGGCCCGCTCGTCTACCACACCGACCAGATCAGCACCAACCTCCTGAACACCAACCTGGCCCCGGGCCCCGGGGGCCCCCTGGGGTCGGACCAGAACGGCTACGACATCCTCGGCCGGCTGATGGCCGGGGGCCAGGTGTCGCTGGAGATCTCCTTCGCCGTGGCGCTCGTGGCCACCACCGTGGGATCGCTCTACGGGGCGATCGCCGGCTTCTTCGGCGGGTGGCTCGACACCATCATGATGCGTGTCGTCGACATCGGCCTCTCCGTGCCGCTCATCTTCCTGTTCATCCTGATGTCCACCATCTTCCGCCCCAGCAAGCTGCTGCTCATCGGCCTGCTGGCGGGCCTGGCGTGGCTGGGCCCGGCCCGCCTCATCCGGGGCGAGACGCTCAGCCTGCGCACCCGGGAGTACGTCCAGGCAGTGCGGGCGATGGGCGGCGGGCCCCGGCGCATCGTGGTGCGCCACATCATCCCCAACGCCATCGGCACCATCGTGGTGAACGCCACCTTCCAGGTGGCCGACGCCATCTTGATCCTGGCCCTGCTGGAGTACCTGGGCTTCAGCCTGCCGGCACCCACCGCCACCTGGGGCGGCATGCTCTCCGGCGGCACCACCTTCCTGCAGGACGGGTACTGGTGGCAGGTCTACCCCGTGCTGATCCTGATCATCCTGGCCGTGGTGTCCTTCAACTTCATTGGTGACGCCCTGCGGGACTCCCTGGACGTCCGGCTGCACAAGCGGTGA